In Thermococcus camini, a genomic segment contains:
- a CDS encoding DEAD/DEAH box helicase: protein MLFVVRPGRKKNELEAFFIENEPEKLSQMRNLKADAIYRFIVREGRLFKVLEGSQYRNPKEIEKLLRQARIVLVNAGEWEDYFKRRLQNKRVEKAELCRLCLLDGRITVLTEGNRIKYHNEYICERCAEDELKRELRFRFRSVAMFDQAKKLLDRFRDLDKVLYAFDPRFDPTRHPEITKWDELKAKHLRVEKVHLDELPLPEKFKSVLKAEGVNELLPVQSLAVKNGLLEGESLLVVSATASGKTLIGELAGVPKAMKGRKLLFLVPLVALANQKYEDFKRRYSKLGLRVAIRVGMSRIKTRDELVVVDTGIDADIIVGTYEGIDYLLRAGRKIGNVGTIVIDEIHTLDDEERGPRLDGLIARLRRLYPNAQFIGLSATVGNPDELARELGLKLVLYDERPVDLERHIIIARNESEKWRHIAVLCKAEAMRKSRQGYRGQTIVFTFSRKRTHELAAYLTSKGLKAKPYHSGLPYRQRKLTEMEFQAQMLDVVVTTAALGAGVDFPASQVIFESLAMGNKWLTVREFHQMLGRAGRPLYHEKGRVYLIVEPGRKYSAQMESSEDEVAFKLLTAPIEPVLVEWGDELEQDNVLAHSCVFNRLDVIEDVQSKCLGANQSAEKVLEKLEEFGFVRLGRPVVEVTPYGRAVSMSFLLPKEAAFIRDNLGKKPARWIAVKLLPFENLYLSGTLQRELEGAVRGRLSANVFSPSFASILDELDKVIPELSPNAAERLFMLYQEFFMCSEEDCTEHAMERVSDMIIELRRNGKHPTQIAEHFRKVYGLIVYPGDVFTWLDGIVRKLEAIERIARVFRVRNAEEEAKVLRREIEEGRTIRRDRGEERSYPSPEGRRDHGKPWKKNQTRKGLDRRERRGG, encoded by the coding sequence ATGCTCTTCGTCGTGAGACCCGGAAGAAAGAAGAACGAGCTTGAGGCTTTCTTCATCGAGAACGAGCCCGAAAAGCTCTCACAGATGAGAAACCTCAAGGCAGACGCTATATACCGCTTCATAGTGCGCGAGGGGAGGCTCTTCAAAGTCCTTGAGGGGAGTCAGTATCGCAATCCCAAGGAGATTGAAAAGCTCCTTCGCCAAGCAAGAATCGTCCTCGTTAATGCGGGCGAGTGGGAGGATTATTTTAAGAGAAGGCTCCAAAACAAGCGTGTTGAGAAGGCCGAGCTGTGCCGTCTCTGCCTCCTCGATGGCAGGATAACCGTCCTCACCGAGGGGAATAGGATAAAATACCACAACGAGTACATCTGCGAGCGCTGTGCCGAGGACGAACTGAAAAGGGAACTCCGCTTCAGGTTCAGAAGTGTTGCCATGTTCGACCAGGCGAAGAAGCTCCTTGACCGGTTCAGGGACCTAGATAAGGTTCTCTACGCCTTCGACCCGCGCTTCGACCCGACGAGGCACCCGGAGATAACCAAGTGGGACGAGCTGAAGGCCAAGCATCTCAGGGTAGAGAAAGTCCACCTCGACGAGCTTCCGCTTCCCGAGAAGTTCAAATCCGTTCTCAAAGCTGAAGGCGTTAACGAGCTCTTGCCTGTCCAGAGCTTGGCTGTAAAAAACGGCCTCCTTGAGGGTGAAAGCTTACTCGTGGTTTCAGCCACTGCGAGCGGCAAAACCCTCATCGGCGAGCTGGCGGGAGTTCCAAAGGCCATGAAAGGCAGAAAGCTCCTCTTCCTCGTCCCGCTGGTCGCTCTGGCTAACCAGAAGTACGAGGACTTCAAGCGGCGCTATTCCAAGCTCGGCCTCCGCGTGGCGATAAGGGTTGGTATGAGCCGCATAAAGACCCGGGACGAGCTTGTGGTCGTTGACACGGGCATCGATGCGGACATCATAGTTGGAACCTACGAGGGAATAGACTACCTGTTGAGGGCAGGAAGAAAAATCGGTAACGTTGGAACAATCGTGATAGACGAGATACACACCCTTGACGACGAGGAGCGCGGGCCGAGGCTGGACGGTTTAATAGCTCGCTTAAGGAGGCTCTACCCAAATGCCCAGTTCATAGGCCTCTCTGCGACCGTTGGAAACCCTGACGAGCTGGCCAGGGAACTCGGGTTGAAGCTTGTCCTGTACGACGAGAGACCGGTCGATCTGGAGAGGCACATAATCATAGCAAGGAACGAGAGCGAGAAGTGGCGCCACATAGCGGTTCTCTGTAAAGCCGAGGCGATGAGGAAGTCAAGGCAGGGCTACCGGGGGCAGACGATAGTCTTCACCTTCTCGCGCAAGAGGACGCACGAGCTGGCCGCTTACCTCACGAGCAAAGGCCTCAAAGCGAAGCCCTACCACTCCGGACTGCCGTACAGACAGAGAAAGCTCACCGAGATGGAGTTCCAGGCCCAGATGCTCGACGTTGTGGTTACAACCGCCGCCCTCGGGGCCGGGGTGGACTTTCCAGCTTCGCAGGTCATCTTCGAGAGCCTCGCGATGGGCAACAAGTGGCTCACCGTCAGGGAGTTCCACCAGATGCTCGGTCGTGCCGGAAGGCCCCTCTACCACGAGAAGGGCAGGGTCTACCTCATAGTCGAGCCCGGGAGAAAGTATTCCGCCCAAATGGAAAGCTCTGAAGATGAAGTTGCATTCAAGCTTTTAACAGCGCCGATTGAACCCGTCCTCGTCGAGTGGGGCGACGAGCTGGAGCAGGACAACGTTTTGGCACATTCCTGCGTCTTCAACCGCCTCGACGTCATCGAGGATGTCCAATCCAAATGCCTTGGCGCCAACCAGAGCGCGGAAAAGGTTCTCGAAAAGCTTGAGGAGTTCGGCTTCGTCCGGCTTGGAAGGCCTGTTGTTGAGGTCACGCCCTACGGAAGGGCCGTGAGCATGAGCTTCCTCCTGCCCAAGGAGGCGGCGTTCATAAGGGACAACCTCGGAAAGAAGCCCGCCCGGTGGATAGCCGTCAAGCTCCTCCCCTTCGAGAACCTCTACCTGAGCGGGACGCTCCAGAGGGAGCTTGAGGGCGCAGTTAGGGGAAGGCTGAGTGCAAACGTCTTCTCGCCGAGCTTTGCCTCAATACTCGATGAACTGGATAAAGTGATTCCCGAGCTGAGCCCCAACGCCGCCGAGAGGCTCTTCATGCTTTACCAGGAGTTCTTCATGTGCTCCGAGGAGGACTGCACCGAGCACGCGATGGAAAGGGTAAGCGACATGATAATCGAGCTGAGGCGGAACGGCAAACACCCGACCCAGATAGCGGAACACTTCAGGAAGGTCTACGGGCTGATAGTCTATCCGGGCGACGTCTTTACTTGGCTCGATGGCATTGTGAGGAAGCTTGAAGCAATCGAGAGAATTGCGAGGGTCTTCCGCGTGAGGAACGCCGAGGAGGAGGCTAAAGTTCTGAGGAGGGAAATCGAGGAGGGCAGAACGATACGCAGGGATCGCGGGGAGGAGAGAAGCTACCCGAGTCCTGAGGGTAGAAGAGACCACGGAAAACCTTGGAAGAAGAACCAGACCCGAAAAGGACTGGATAGAAGAGAAAGAAGGGGTGGCTAA